One stretch of Candidatus Hydrogenedentota bacterium DNA includes these proteins:
- a CDS encoding DUF1080 domain-containing protein, whose amino-acid sequence MYLRHPLIFTAALCLLAGFAFAQNEDGVELNLDEPIQKALSSPEARAAVEKECLDALEHGEEWGQQYGAAKILAVIGTVDTVPALVALFQDEKKAHLARCALAPMPYAEVDAALLEALPNAPRKVKLGIMDTLADRKVEEAVPAIIAELKIEDKQMLELAATALARIGGDQAAAFLQEMCKADDTEIERIGATALLLLAENLNAAGSPEDAAAYYYPLLENKWADHIRAGAFRGLLKALPKEATEAVLHAIQSDDLFLRQEAIAAVAQLEAEGTAAQFADLFHKLDKDIQVPLLESLSRRNEALQQTFLFDLLKDTRDDQRIAAMKAIAVYGNEEAIVPLARIFGEDGSREIRQAAVETLRRLQGADMEGALVASLTSLPMEERSGIIEVLVQRNIVAAAPAILEECNHEGTRAAAFKALGMLGDTAFIDPMLALLLTMEGDTGRSEAENALVALIQHAGLKEAKLIIQRARYGDLPDGEFKDVTAVVREKIAESTFSFPVGSALFGDPAPGKAKQLIVDFTRRDAAEAVTVPEGGLVNFAAGSIPDDLLNKVIAPLDDASADASASLFRVLGRIAGTRAYEIVKSYITNDSEALVDAAVRVLTSWPDPAAAADLAALFTSSEHSTHRVLALRGAVRLLRVNALPQDAAIAAYRLLLDGARNADDRKLILSGLAELDSAEAVQMVYPLCSDETVKAEAGLALDKLRGAMTEEAYNDAIAPFTSEEAQTADAPIVDETFVSIFNGSSLAGWSGDPDFWYVDDGAIVGETRADKTLARNVFLIWTEDTPADFDIKFTYKVESDWANSGLQFRSERFDDNRLRGYQADLSTEDWITGICYEEGGRGVLARRGEAVVVKEDDALDARRFAAEEVLLDYIDHHEWNEYEVHVRGNHFYSRINGHKMHEVTDHSPKARKRGFIGFQLHQGPPMKIRIRDIKIKRVAPQQ is encoded by the coding sequence ATGTATTTGCGACACCCTCTTATTTTCACGGCAGCCCTCTGTTTGCTTGCCGGATTCGCCTTCGCACAAAACGAAGACGGCGTCGAACTGAACCTAGACGAACCCATTCAAAAAGCGCTGAGCAGTCCCGAGGCGCGCGCCGCCGTAGAAAAGGAATGTTTGGATGCCTTGGAGCACGGCGAAGAATGGGGACAACAATATGGGGCGGCAAAAATCCTTGCCGTCATCGGAACCGTCGATACGGTGCCCGCCCTCGTTGCCCTGTTCCAAGATGAAAAGAAAGCCCATTTAGCGCGCTGTGCTTTGGCGCCTATGCCCTATGCCGAAGTCGACGCCGCCCTCTTGGAGGCGCTGCCCAATGCCCCGCGCAAAGTGAAGCTAGGGATCATGGATACGCTGGCAGACCGTAAAGTGGAAGAAGCCGTGCCTGCCATCATCGCCGAGCTTAAGATTGAAGACAAACAAATGCTGGAACTGGCTGCCACCGCCTTGGCACGGATCGGCGGTGATCAAGCTGCTGCATTTTTACAAGAAATGTGTAAAGCTGACGATACAGAGATCGAGCGGATCGGCGCCACAGCCCTGCTCCTCCTTGCCGAGAACTTGAACGCCGCAGGCAGCCCGGAAGATGCCGCCGCCTACTATTATCCCTTGCTGGAAAACAAGTGGGCGGATCACATCCGCGCCGGCGCATTTCGCGGCCTGTTGAAAGCTTTGCCCAAAGAAGCAACGGAAGCCGTGCTGCACGCCATCCAATCAGATGATCTCTTCTTGCGCCAAGAAGCCATCGCCGCCGTAGCCCAACTGGAAGCAGAAGGTACTGCAGCCCAATTCGCCGACTTATTCCACAAGTTGGACAAAGATATTCAAGTGCCTTTATTGGAGTCCCTGTCACGGCGCAACGAGGCACTGCAACAGACTTTCTTATTCGACCTATTGAAAGACACCCGTGACGATCAGCGCATTGCCGCCATGAAAGCCATCGCCGTCTATGGCAATGAAGAAGCGATTGTACCCCTCGCCCGCATATTCGGCGAAGACGGAAGCCGTGAAATCAGACAGGCCGCCGTGGAAACGCTGCGACGTCTGCAGGGAGCGGACATGGAAGGCGCGCTCGTCGCGTCGCTGACCAGCTTGCCCATGGAAGAGCGGTCAGGCATCATCGAAGTGCTTGTACAACGGAACATCGTCGCCGCGGCACCTGCCATCCTCGAAGAGTGCAATCATGAAGGGACACGAGCCGCCGCCTTTAAAGCCTTGGGCATGCTCGGCGACACCGCCTTTATTGATCCCATGCTTGCCCTCTTGCTGACCATGGAAGGCGACACGGGCCGCAGCGAAGCGGAGAATGCCTTGGTCGCCTTAATCCAGCACGCCGGGCTCAAAGAAGCAAAGCTCATTATTCAACGGGCGCGCTACGGCGATCTGCCCGATGGCGAATTTAAAGACGTTACCGCAGTCGTGCGCGAGAAGATCGCAGAATCGACCTTCTCCTTCCCCGTGGGCAGCGCCCTCTTCGGCGATCCCGCTCCGGGCAAGGCGAAACAGCTTATCGTAGACTTCACCCGCCGCGATGCTGCAGAGGCGGTGACCGTGCCCGAAGGCGGACTGGTAAATTTTGCCGCAGGCTCCATCCCCGACGACCTGTTGAACAAAGTGATCGCGCCCTTGGATGACGCTTCCGCTGATGCGAGCGCCTCTCTCTTCCGTGTACTCGGACGCATTGCAGGCACCCGCGCCTACGAGATCGTGAAATCCTATATCACCAACGACTCGGAAGCCCTGGTGGATGCCGCTGTACGGGTGCTCACCTCCTGGCCGGATCCCGCAGCTGCTGCAGATCTCGCCGCCCTTTTCACATCCTCCGAGCATTCGACCCATCGCGTCCTAGCCCTGCGCGGCGCCGTACGCCTGCTGCGCGTCAACGCACTGCCTCAAGACGCTGCCATCGCCGCCTACCGCCTTCTCCTGGACGGGGCACGGAATGCCGACGATCGCAAACTGATCTTATCCGGACTCGCAGAATTAGACAGTGCCGAAGCGGTGCAGATGGTCTATCCCCTCTGCTCGGATGAGACGGTCAAAGCGGAAGCGGGTTTGGCGCTCGACAAGCTGCGCGGCGCCATGACGGAAGAGGCGTACAACGACGCTATCGCGCCTTTCACCTCAGAAGAGGCGCAGACGGCAGACGCGCCGATTGTGGATGAAACTTTTGTGTCCATCTTTAACGGCAGCTCCTTAGCGGGCTGGTCAGGCGATCCCGATTTTTGGTATGTCGATGACGGCGCGATTGTTGGCGAAACACGGGCCGATAAAACCTTGGCGCGTAATGTGTTCTTGATCTGGACTGAAGACACGCCCGCCGATTTCGATATTAAGTTCACCTACAAAGTAGAAAGTGATTGGGCGAATTCGGGGCTTCAATTCAGATCCGAACGTTTTGATGATAACCGGCTGCGCGGCTATCAAGCCGACCTCTCCACCGAAGACTGGATCACGGGAATCTGCTATGAAGAAGGCGGACGCGGCGTATTGGCGCGGCGGGGTGAAGCCGTCGTGGTCAAGGAAGATGACGCTTTGGATGCGCGCCGCTTTGCCGCAGAAGAGGTGCTCTTGGATTATATTGATCACCACGAATGGAACGAATATGAAGTACACGTGCGGGGCAACCATTTTTACAGCCGCATTAACGGCCATAAAATGCACGAGGTCACCGATCATTCGCCTAAAGCGCGCAAACGCGGATTCATCGGCTTCCAACTCCATCAGGGGCCGCCCATGAAAATCCGTATCCGCGACATCAAAATCAAACGGGTTGCACCGCAACAATAA
- a CDS encoding Gfo/Idh/MocA family oxidoreductase translates to MKTFSTLSRRHFLSTTASAAGTALALASSRFAAAAPVTANDRINVGAIGINGRGRYILNAFLQYPDVRVVAVCDVQGAKRKDAQQRVNEHYGNEDCRAYIDWRELIAQPDIDAVMIATGDNNHSLVSVHAARAGKDIYCEKPLSVSIAESRAVADSVKRYARIFQCGTQRRNVGNFMFARELAASGALGTIHTVYAEKAWPDSHMQFKVLPPEPTPAYEDVAWDLWLGGAAWRPYNKEYHTGFWRTHGDFSGGSISEWGSHTIDLCQWALGMDHTSPITYEAINPEGDIEAKYANGVRLIIKKGLRFGSCPVRFEGDEGWLETGDDNIIETYPASLATGRHFAGGYPADNHVREFLNCIKSRQQPQSTAESAHRSITACHCSNIALRLNRPVTWDPEREEFPGDEAANRMRYRVMREPFTV, encoded by the coding sequence ATGAAAACCTTTTCAACCCTATCGCGACGTCATTTTCTCAGCACGACAGCAAGCGCAGCAGGCACCGCGTTGGCACTCGCTTCCTCGCGCTTCGCCGCTGCGGCGCCCGTCACCGCCAACGACCGCATCAATGTGGGCGCCATCGGCATCAACGGCCGCGGAAGATATATTTTGAACGCCTTCTTACAATATCCGGATGTGCGCGTCGTTGCTGTCTGTGATGTGCAAGGGGCAAAAAGAAAAGACGCGCAACAGCGTGTCAACGAGCATTACGGCAATGAAGATTGCCGCGCCTACATCGATTGGCGTGAGCTCATCGCCCAGCCCGATATTGACGCCGTCATGATCGCCACAGGCGACAATAACCATTCTCTTGTCTCCGTCCATGCCGCCCGTGCGGGCAAAGATATCTATTGCGAAAAACCGCTCAGCGTATCCATTGCCGAAAGCAGAGCCGTGGCGGACTCTGTGAAACGCTATGCAAGGATCTTCCAGTGCGGCACGCAGCGGCGCAACGTCGGCAACTTTATGTTTGCCCGTGAACTTGCCGCTTCCGGCGCTCTGGGAACGATCCACACGGTCTACGCGGAAAAGGCATGGCCCGATTCGCACATGCAATTCAAAGTGCTGCCTCCGGAACCGACGCCTGCCTATGAAGATGTCGCTTGGGATCTGTGGCTGGGCGGAGCCGCATGGCGACCCTACAACAAAGAATATCATACGGGATTTTGGCGGACCCATGGAGACTTCTCCGGCGGCTCCATCTCCGAATGGGGCTCCCACACCATCGACTTATGCCAATGGGCGCTGGGCATGGATCACACCTCCCCCATCACCTACGAAGCCATCAATCCAGAAGGCGATATTGAAGCCAAGTACGCCAATGGGGTGCGGCTCATCATTAAAAAAGGATTGCGTTTCGGATCCTGTCCTGTGCGCTTTGAAGGCGATGAAGGATGGCTCGAAACAGGTGACGATAACATCATCGAAACCTATCCCGCGTCCTTGGCTACAGGCCGCCATTTTGCAGGCGGCTATCCCGCAGACAACCATGTACGCGAGTTCTTGAACTGTATCAAATCCAGACAACAGCCCCAGTCTACAGCGGAATCGGCGCACCGCTCCATCACGGCGTGCCACTGTTCCAATATTGCACTGCGTCTGAACCGTCCCGTCACCTGGGATCCAGAACGGGAAGAATTCCCCGGCGACGAAGCCGCCAATCGTATGCGTTACCGCGTCATGCGCGAGCCTTTCACCGTTTAA
- a CDS encoding glycosyltransferase family 2 protein, translating into MQHALSVVVPAFNEAGNLPDLIDQIFRVFLEEAYPARECIVVDDASTDNTEFTMHELMQRYTGLRYIKMRKNSGQSAALLTGMRSAQGEYIITLDGDLQNDPADIPKIVDALAQADCVCGYRENRQDSWGRLLSSYCGNLVRRQIVDDGIRDAGCGLKGFRRECIPHLLPFHGVHRFFAAMVKNAGLRVIEVPIRHHPRKAGQSKYNFRNRFFWVLYDFIGVAWLRRRYLLIESEEVTAITLQPTESFTAISASSENKLFPHAPSHRL; encoded by the coding sequence ATGCAACACGCTCTTTCTGTTGTCGTTCCCGCGTTCAATGAGGCCGGAAACCTTCCAGACCTAATCGATCAAATCTTCCGTGTCTTCCTTGAAGAGGCCTATCCCGCCCGAGAATGTATTGTTGTTGATGATGCCAGTACCGATAACACTGAATTTACCATGCACGAGCTTATGCAGCGCTATACGGGCCTGCGCTATATCAAAATGAGAAAGAACAGCGGTCAATCCGCCGCCTTGCTCACCGGTATGCGCAGCGCGCAAGGTGAATACATTATTACCTTGGACGGTGATCTTCAAAATGATCCTGCCGATATTCCCAAAATCGTTGATGCCCTCGCCCAAGCCGATTGTGTCTGCGGCTATCGCGAAAACCGCCAAGATTCATGGGGCAGACTGCTTTCCTCCTATTGCGGCAATCTCGTGCGCAGGCAGATTGTGGATGACGGCATCCGCGACGCCGGCTGTGGACTCAAAGGCTTCCGCAGGGAATGTATTCCACATCTGCTGCCCTTCCACGGGGTACATCGCTTTTTCGCGGCCATGGTCAAAAATGCAGGCTTACGGGTCATTGAAGTACCCATACGCCATCACCCGCGCAAAGCGGGACAATCCAAATACAATTTTCGAAATCGTTTCTTTTGGGTGCTCTACGATTTTATCGGTGTGGCGTGGCTGCGCCGCCGCTATCTCCTCATCGAAAGTGAAGAGGTTACGGCGATCACCCTACAGCCTACCGAAAGCTTCACCGCCATCTCAGCGTCATCGGAGAATAAGCTTTTCCCACACGCGCCGAGTCACCGCCTATGA
- a CDS encoding phospholipid carrier-dependent glycosyltransferase produces MNIRKYHLILLFLYAIPLFSFRLGSYDLWPPDEPRYALIAREMLQSGDYWVPHVNNIPYKEKPPLFFWSIALCSTLTGKGEVTPITTRLPSLIAALVVLLFTGLLARALYTPPVAFWSMLILMTMQRFWWNARFGQIDMLLTACLTAALYAYWRWTQGRRWGWLLFFYTAVLAGVFAKGPGVLVFPGLLVVVQSWRSTYRKEAWLHLAAGFFLIALVYAVWMIPVHRALAGAIQSTVSDTLASNLFRQTLGRFLLGVSHAQWPWYYLINLPIDWLPLTLFLPITCIFAFKAFRAHDPGPRFLLS; encoded by the coding sequence ATGAACATCCGCAAATACCATCTGATCCTCCTCTTCCTCTACGCAATCCCGCTCTTTTCTTTTCGTTTGGGCAGCTACGATCTGTGGCCCCCCGATGAGCCGCGCTATGCACTCATCGCTCGGGAGATGCTCCAGTCCGGTGACTATTGGGTCCCCCACGTCAACAACATCCCCTACAAAGAAAAGCCGCCCCTCTTCTTCTGGAGTATCGCTCTATGCTCCACCTTGACCGGCAAGGGCGAGGTCACACCCATCACAACGCGGCTTCCTTCTCTTATCGCTGCCTTGGTCGTGCTCCTCTTCACCGGACTCTTGGCACGAGCACTCTATACGCCCCCTGTGGCGTTCTGGTCCATGCTCATCCTCATGACCATGCAGCGTTTCTGGTGGAATGCCCGATTCGGACAAATCGACATGCTGCTCACCGCCTGCTTAACCGCAGCGCTCTATGCCTATTGGCGCTGGACCCAAGGACGCCGTTGGGGATGGCTCCTCTTCTTTTACACAGCCGTCTTGGCAGGCGTCTTTGCCAAAGGCCCGGGCGTACTCGTTTTCCCCGGCTTATTGGTCGTCGTACAAAGCTGGCGCAGCACCTATCGCAAAGAAGCATGGCTGCACCTCGCCGCCGGCTTCTTCCTTATCGCCCTCGTCTATGCCGTCTGGATGATCCCCGTTCACCGCGCACTCGCCGGCGCGATCCAAAGCACCGTATCCGATACGCTGGCGTCCAATCTATTCCGACAAACCCTCGGCCGCTTTCTGCTGGGAGTCAGTCATGCACAATGGCCCTGGTATTACCTGATCAACCTACCCATCGACTGGCTGCCTTTGACGCTTTTTCTGCCGATTACATGCATTTTCGCCTTCAAAGCTTTCCGTGCTCATGATCCCGGCCCGCGCTTTCTGCTCAGC